CTTGCTCTCTCTTTCAGTTTGTCCTGTTGGAGCCGTTCCACttggtataaataattaaatatacattAGGCCAAAGTCAGTGACTTTGACCCAATGGGTAGGACACTCACCTAGACTTGGGGAGAcgcaggttcaagtccctgctctgcctaatTCAGAACAGTCCAGTTGAGTACTCTAACTCTATCTATCCCCCTATTTGCTACTCAGGGGTCATCTCGCTCtaattttgaccagaaattccatcctgcacCTGAGAAACCTTCTCAATCAAAGTTTAATTGAACCTGACATGTTCCCGGGATCAGGTACagtttcaatgaatcagcattttcagatgaaaaaacgTTTCTTTGAAAAATTGCTGATTAGCTTTTCACAGgcagctgcctccctgggctaCCCAAATCCCAGCTAGCTGGAGAGTTGGGCAGTCGGGGGAGGCAGCTGCCTGGTGTTCTGTGGAGCCTGGATGATGCATCTACCAAGCTCCCTAACAGGTGAGCTTCTGAGGAACCGTGAGCCTGGGAACCTGGCAGCCAGCCAGGTAGGCTCCTGGGGAGCCCGCCTGATGGCTAGCTGGCTGGCAGATGGAGTGGCAGGACCCCAGGGGGAGACATGCTGGCCAGGCAGCCTGACTCCCAGCCTGGTTTCCATTGAATGTTTTGAAtaaattgacacattcccacaGATAGCTTCAACTCTGCCATATCAGCATGATATGGATATAGGCAATCATGAACAGAAAAATTGGCACAATAATTTTCATggattatctatctatctatctatccccatacacactcATCTATCCATTGACTGTCATAATAATTCACAATCAAAGAGCAATCTGTCCTTATGGCAATGTGACCTTGTGTGTTAGATAAGCAGTGGTCCCATCTGTCTGTTTGTCTTTCTAATAACAGTGCTCTGCTTGGCCAGGTCTAGATTTACGCAAGATGGTGGATGGAATGCCAGGTCAATGCATGTGCTGGCACTTTGCCACTTACACCAATGTTATACCAAAATGACCCAACACAAGTAACTCACATCAATGTTTCTGTCACTGCTGCACTCAGCCCAGAGTTTTTGGCCGGAAACTCTTCAGAGTTAATCTGCTGATGTCCATGGAGCTACTCTGCGTTTACACTGGTCCAGCTAAAATGACAATGGAATCCTTACATGCCTTGCGCTCTCTTTCTCCACGCTGCCTTTAGCCATATTTGGATCCGTGTGTGTGTTTACTGCAGGCCAAACCCTGATCCCTTCAAAGTGAAGAGGCTAAATCCCAGTGAGTGGCATCAACGTTTGGTCTCATTTTCAAGAGTCAGCTTGCAAAACCTTCCCCTTACAAAAAAGCCTTTCCACTACAGCAAGAATGACACAGCATTATGCATTCCAGTATAAAATAATACAAAGATACATATCCACAGCTCTAGGCATCCTTACATATCCTTAATAACACAATAACATCCCAGCTGCACTAACAATAATTTCAACAGTAGTTCAGCCTTGCAGGCACCCTcttcagcacccccccccccattgtggGGAGCAAACCTTCAGCTCCCTCAGAAAACCCCATTAaagagatgacaggtttcagagtaacagccatgttagtctgtatttgcaaaaagaaaaggagtacttgtggcaccttagagactaaccaatttatttgagcatgagctttcgtgagctacagctcacttcatcggatgcataccgtggaaactgcagcagactttatatacacacagagaatatgaaacaatacctcctcccaccccactgtctcaccctccacccccccacacacaaattcactctcctgctggtgatagctcatgctcaaataaattggttagtctctaaggtgccacaagtactccttttctttttattaaagagATGGTACATCAGCAAGCCCAAGAGATGACAAAACATCAACAAGTGCATGTAACCAAACATTCCATAAATGCAATGGTTATATAGACCATGCCAAAATGTTTACATTAATtgatgtgtgtacacacacaaatgtgcATGCGtatccctctgcacaaaccattGTCCTCCCCTGCCTGGTTTCAGATGTTCTGAAGTTTGCTCTTTTTTACACTTGGTAGAAGAGGTTTTCTTGAGCTCAGGTGTTGGCATCTGGCAACCAGGAAGGCTGGGATTCCCAAAGGAATTGAAGGGAACTAAGCACCCAAATTACAGTTGGATGTGGGTGCCTGACTCccataggctcctttgaaaatctcagacaGACTTCATATTTTGTCAAGGATTAGTTCCAATATTAGAGCCTCAGCTATGCAGTGCCGTGCTGTTTCAGACTGAGAAGAGGGACTCAGTTTAAACACGTCTTCAAAGCTGCTTTACCCTCCCTCCAACCTTGAATACTTGGTCGTGCACGATGCTTTTTCTGCATGTTCTGCCTTTTTGGGTGAGTTTCTGTGCAGATAAAGCTGGCGGGAGGAGCTGTTGTTGAGTGCATGGAGGAAAGTCCAAGAGGGAAATCAAAGATCTTAGAAACATCTAAGGCACCAAAGTTTAGTGTCCACATTTCATTTTGCAACCATGAAAAGACACTTCAAACCCAGCTGGACAATAAGGGCCATGATATATGTCCCTTCTCAAACTTCCTGCCTCTAACTTCACAAGAATTTTTTCAGGCCCAGTGTTGTGAAATCCTGAGTGACACTGGGGAAGAAGAAAGACCCAGTCAAAGAGATCGATAATAAATCCAGTTAAGATTGTAGGCAATCGTCATAATTCTGTTGAGATCTGGACTAGGTTATTCAAGGTGGTCTAAAGAAATTAGGCACTGactgccaatgggagttttgtactAAATATCCTGACACCATTCTGAAAATCACAGCCTAAATCATGCCTAAATTCTGCATCATGACTTTCCTGAAGGCCCCCTTCACCTCTTGGTTCTTCAGACTGTAGATGATGGGGTTGAACATTGGGGTGGCGACTGTGTACATAAGCGACAGAGTTTTATGGAAGCCTGGGGACAGGTCCGCTGATGGTGCCATGTGCATGATAATGATGGTCCCGTAATACAGACTCACCACCAGCAGGTGAGAGGCgcaggtggaaaaggccttttgcctcccGGCGAAGGAGGCAATTCGCTGGATGGCCGAGAGGATAAGAACGTAAGACACAATTATGAAGAGGAAAGGGATCAGGGCTATCAGGGAGCAGCAGACCAGAATGATCATTTCCACCAGGGGGCTTTTTGCACAGGATAATTTGAGCAGCTCCACCATGTCACagaaaaaattattaatttcattggggccGCAGAAGTTTAGCTGGGGCACCATCCCCACTACTAAAGCTGAGACTGAGAAACCAGTTATCCAGGAGGCATATACCAACAGAAGGCAGACCCTGAAGTTCATGATAACCTTATAGCTGAGTGGGTTGCATATGGCTAAGTAACGGTCATAAGCCATGACTGCAAGAAGGAAGCACTCTATGGAAGCAGAAGCACCAAAGAAAAATAACTGTGTGATACAGTCCCTGAAGAAGATTCTCCTATCCTCTACCAGGAACCCAGCCAGCAACCTAGGGGAAATGACTgaggtgtagcaggtctccaggaaagacaagttccccaggaagaagtacatgggggtgtgaaggtgctgGTCGTACGCAACTAGTGCAATCATGAGGAGGTTCCCAGCCACAGTCAGGACGTAAATcaccaaaaacagaacaaaaagcagAATCTGAAATTCATTCAGATTCCCGAATCCCAGAAGGATGAACTTGGTGATGGATGTTTCATTTTTCCATTGCATGTGTGCCATGTATTCTctggaaggaaagaaaggaaggaaggaagattaACAAAACCGGAAAGATCTCCTTTCCAAAAATCTACAACTATttcctttgacaggtttcagagtagcagccgtgttagtctgtatttgcaaaaagaaaaggagtacttgtggcacctcagtggtgactgcatccgatgaagtgagctgtagctcacaaaagcttatgctcaaataaattggttagtctctaaggtgccacaagtactttttaaCTATTTCCTTGTTATTCCATCCCTTTTAACCGTAATCAATATCTACTTAGGGCCAGATTATCAAAAGCATTTAAGGGCCTAAAGATTCACTTATTCTTCTAGCGGGATTTTACAAAAGAACCTCAAGAACTAAAGttcattgatttgaatggatgTTAGgtgcctagatgcttttgaaagtcccactaggcacctaaatacctttaaaaatctgaccagtGACCTGTTTAAGTATATTAGTAAATCCAACTagacacctatctgcatctttaggcacataaatacctttgaaaatatgtCACTTAATATATCATATTTTTTTCACCTGGCCTGATGCAATATGGCAGTTGTTACAAATATGTCCATAAACATGACCCCAGAACGTCACAGAAGGGTACTTTTCGGTTAACTTTATAAAGGGTAAAAAACCAAGCATCTGCAAACCCCAGAGTAACCTACCTATAATTTTTTCAGCAACATGCAATAATACATATGGGTGAGATTCTCATTCCACACCCACTTAAAGCCCCCTGCCTTTCCACAGCTGTATTGGCATAACAGGGCCGTAGGAGAACTGGTcaaaaacattttagttttcagcaaaacacttgaaAAAGAGAGATTTTGGCCACAAAAGGCAGTTGCAGTGCCTCGTGGGATAAGTAGTTTGctcctcatgtccccattctcctcaaTGGGCTGGGATCCCCCAtctgaactacatctcccataatgcagcaGGAACAGGGACTCCATATTGCACAGCTTCCCCTTATTAGAATGAGAGACCATGATGCATTATGGGAGGTGTAGTCTAATTGAGGATGCCAGCCACAGGGGAGAATACAGATACAAAAAGAAAGCTACAACTTCTAAGAGGCACTGCATtcccaatttaaaatattttgatgaaaaaatgaaattttccattgaacacagacacatttttgaaaattaaaaaaaaaattactcaaaaCTCCAATATCCCATTGAAAAATAGTTGAAGAAAAATTTTCAGCCCCAGATTTTGGTATGAATGGGATTTTGGTCTATAGAACTAGATGCTTTAGCTCCAGTCCAATGGGTCAGAAAACAACATATGAGCTTAACTACAAGATATGAGCTTCTAGAAAAATGCCTGCATGGAAATATGAATCTAGCACTTTGCCCTGCAGGAGCCCAGACCTGGGCTCAGTTTAGCTTCAGAGGACACAGGAGCCATAGTCCCATTTCTTCGTTCAGAGTACTTTGCTCCCAGCCTcaaacaaaacaccctctgatCTGGCTGCAGAAGTGTCCCTGCTAACATAAGCTGTGATGTTGAGTCATGAGCAGCTGAGATAATAACTAGTGATCAGGGTTTTGCAGATGAGAGTACGCAGATACAGAGAACAAaaatctgctctctctctctcaaactatCAGCTACCCTACTTAAGTAATTGGGTTACAAGGAATGCAAGTTAGTGCATATACAGTATGAGCATAATAAAATGTATATAGTTCCACATAAATAATAATGTGCAATGCTTCTTTGGCCCTAACGTGATGGACTAGATGGGAATCTcagtctatttatcttaacaaggAGAAAGCTAACAGGTGATTTGATCACGGTCTATAAGTCAATGGGGAGGAAATTTCTGATCAAAGAAGACTTTTTACTCTGGCAGaaaaagatccaatggctggaagctcaGGCTAGAAATAAGTTACATTTCTTTAACAATGTAGGGTGGTTAGGTTAAGAAATAAGTAGATGTTAGATTTGGGGTCTAAGTTAGCCCAAGTGTAGAGAAGGATGGGAAATTGAAGTTGCTAGTGTGAGAAAGTCAGAGATAAGTTGGAGACAGAGTGTTATGGGAAAGTAAGAGTTGACAAGGACAGGGCCCAGGGCTATGTTTTGTTACGTTTGAGTTATAACTGGTTTAAGCAAGGTCTTAATCAGTGTTTTGGAGAATTGTTgagaatgttttattaaaatgctacCTATCTTGATAGTATGGGAAGGACATTGGTgcaaatgttaatttaaataatgtgtaATGTAAACAGCCAATAA
This genomic interval from Caretta caretta isolate rCarCar2 chromosome 14, rCarCar1.hap1, whole genome shotgun sequence contains the following:
- the LOC125621825 gene encoding olfactory receptor 5AP2-like, which translates into the protein MAHMQWKNETSITKFILLGFGNLNEFQILLFVLFLVIYVLTVAGNLLMIALVAYDQHLHTPMYFFLGNLSFLETCYTSVISPRLLAGFLVEDRRIFFRDCITQLFFFGASASIECFLLAVMAYDRYLAICNPLSYKVIMNFRVCLLLVYASWITGFSVSALVVGMVPQLNFCGPNEINNFFCDMVELLKLSCAKSPLVEMIILVCCSLIALIPFLFIIVSYVLILSAIQRIASFAGRQKAFSTCASHLLVVSLYYGTIIIMHMAPSADLSPGFHKTLSLMYTVATPMFNPIIYSLKNQEVKGAFRKVMMQNLGMI